The following proteins come from a genomic window of Hydrogenispora ethanolica:
- a CDS encoding NfeD family protein, whose amino-acid sequence MAEWWSNIPAFERIFWYFALPFTVVLILQLILTFIGLEWHDGGFEASHGLDAGHETDFQAGFRLFTLRNFIIFFTGFGWAGLFAIHAGFGQTVTILFAFLVGLFLMFAVAGMFYLMTRLTQSGNINLSNAAHSSGRVYLPIPGNRSGMGQVQITVQGAIREVDAMTDGEPLPTGTPIQVTEVLNEEVLIVKKN is encoded by the coding sequence ATGGCGGAGTGGTGGAGCAACATCCCTGCTTTTGAGAGGATATTCTGGTATTTTGCCCTGCCGTTTACGGTTGTGTTGATCCTGCAACTCATTTTGACCTTTATCGGCCTGGAATGGCATGATGGCGGTTTTGAGGCTTCCCATGGCTTGGATGCCGGCCACGAGACTGATTTCCAGGCCGGGTTCCGCCTTTTTACGCTGCGCAATTTTATCATCTTTTTTACCGGATTCGGTTGGGCCGGCCTCTTTGCGATCCACGCCGGATTTGGCCAGACGGTTACCATTCTATTCGCTTTTTTAGTCGGTCTCTTCCTGATGTTTGCCGTGGCCGGAATGTTTTATCTGATGACCCGGCTCACTCAAAGCGGCAATATCAACCTCTCCAACGCCGCCCATAGTTCGGGGCGGGTCTATCTTCCCATTCCCGGCAACCGCTCCGGCATGGGCCAGGTCCAGATCACCGTTCAGGGTGCGATCCGGGAAGTCGATGCCATGACCGACGGCGAACCCCTGCCCACCGGAACCCCGATACAAGTCACGGAAGTGCTGAACGAGGAGGTTCTAATCGTCAAGAAGAATTGA
- a CDS encoding redox-sensing transcriptional repressor Rex, translating to MNRDKKVPDVVIRRLPLYLRVLSVIDPAELPIISSEQMATMVGTSSVQVRKDLSYFGVFGKQGVGYHTVSLKDELRRILKLDREVRVGLIGAGNLGAALVRYHQRSPVHKPLQIVALFDNDEKKVGRKVAEVEIYHIDQLSVKIRELNIKMMILAFPAVNVQEIVDACVENGITSFLNFVPASIKTPPGIKVQNSDVTLDLQSLAYYT from the coding sequence GTGAATCGCGATAAAAAAGTACCTGATGTAGTGATTCGGCGTTTGCCTTTATATTTACGGGTGTTGAGCGTCATTGATCCGGCGGAGCTGCCCATCATCTCCTCCGAACAAATGGCGACGATGGTGGGCACCTCATCGGTACAAGTGCGTAAGGACCTCTCTTATTTTGGAGTCTTTGGAAAACAGGGAGTAGGGTATCACACCGTATCCTTAAAAGATGAGTTGCGGCGGATCTTAAAACTCGACCGCGAAGTAAGGGTGGGGCTGATCGGCGCCGGAAACCTCGGCGCCGCCCTGGTGCGGTATCATCAGCGGAGCCCGGTTCATAAGCCATTGCAAATCGTGGCGTTATTCGACAATGATGAGAAGAAGGTCGGCCGGAAAGTCGCCGAAGTGGAGATTTACCACATCGACCAGTTGTCCGTGAAGATCCGGGAATTGAATATCAAGATGATGATCCTGGCCTTTCCGGCGGTCAATGTTCAAGAGATTGTCGATGCCTGCGTGGAGAATGGGATCACTTCTTTTTTAAACTTTGTGCCCGCTTCCATCAAGACTCCGCCCGGAATCAAAGTGCAGAATTCCGATGTGACCCTCGACCTGCAAAGTTTGGCCTATTATACCTGA